One window from the genome of Spiractinospora alimapuensis encodes:
- a CDS encoding type II secretion system F family protein produces the protein MIALAALLTGLTVALLPLPSLAQDRVRALHPPPAAARGPGLRGVRRGLARRASGVDPRGLVVELLSALMTELRSGLAPTSALSNAVDQFRDRAERLGRVGPALLAVGERARAGHDPVPELHRAASIAGAEGLGRLAACWRVSARTGAALAPVIGQLGDTLRAEEEQRQELRAQLAGPRATSVLLAVLPAIGLAMGAGLSTRPLVFLLTTPAGLACLAVGITLEVLGLMWTRRIVRGALGRAALRPPTP, from the coding sequence ATGATCGCCCTCGCGGCACTTCTCACCGGGCTCACCGTCGCGCTCCTTCCTCTTCCGTCGCTGGCCCAGGACCGTGTGCGGGCACTCCACCCGCCGCCCGCGGCGGCGCGTGGACCGGGGCTCCGGGGTGTCCGCCGCGGGCTTGCCCGGCGGGCGTCGGGGGTCGACCCTCGGGGCCTCGTGGTGGAACTGCTCTCCGCGCTGATGACGGAGCTGCGTTCAGGTCTCGCGCCCACCTCCGCGTTGTCGAACGCCGTGGACCAGTTCCGGGACCGGGCGGAGCGATTGGGGCGGGTTGGGCCGGCGCTCCTCGCCGTTGGGGAACGGGCTCGGGCGGGACATGATCCGGTTCCGGAGCTCCACCGTGCCGCGTCGATCGCGGGAGCCGAGGGGTTGGGGCGGCTCGCCGCCTGTTGGCGGGTCAGCGCGCGCACCGGCGCCGCGCTGGCGCCCGTGATCGGCCAGCTCGGCGACACCCTGCGCGCGGAGGAGGAGCAGCGCCAGGAACTCAGGGCACAGCTCGCGGGGCCGCGCGCCACGTCGGTGCTGCTGGCGGTCCTGCCGGCGATCGGGCTCGCGATGGGTGCGGGTTTGTCGACTCGTCCCCTGGTCTTCCTGCTCACCACTCCGGCCGGACTGGCCTGCCTCGCGGTGGGGATCACACTCGAGGTACTCGGGCTCATGTGGACCCGACGCATCGTCCGCGGTGCTCTGGGGAGGGCGGCCCTCCGTCCTCCGACACCATGA
- a CDS encoding type II secretion system F family protein, translating to MSVVAAVTVGLSVAFLLLPTLSVRRLRALESRSDGSTASPRRGGPADVASVSRRERARRIDEDAPTAFAMLGAALRAGVAVPSALAIVGDALPGPLGEELRMAADHARLGADPTSAWDAAPDSALTELGRTLTRASTSGAPVADLLDQAASDRRRTTHTNARARAHRAGVLVVLPLGLCFLPAFVLIGIAPLAAGLLLDLA from the coding sequence ATGAGCGTCGTCGCGGCGGTCACGGTCGGCCTGTCCGTCGCGTTCCTGCTGCTGCCCACGCTCTCGGTGCGGCGACTTCGCGCTCTGGAATCTCGGTCGGACGGCTCCACCGCCTCCCCACGGAGGGGCGGGCCGGCCGACGTGGCGAGTGTCAGTCGGCGCGAACGCGCCCGTCGGATCGACGAGGACGCTCCGACCGCGTTCGCGATGCTCGGCGCGGCCCTCCGTGCGGGGGTCGCCGTCCCCTCGGCTCTCGCGATCGTTGGGGACGCGCTTCCCGGCCCGCTCGGCGAGGAACTGCGCATGGCCGCGGACCACGCACGGCTGGGCGCCGATCCCACGTCCGCGTGGGACGCGGCACCGGACTCGGCCCTCACCGAGCTTGGCCGCACGCTCACACGTGCCAGCACGTCAGGAGCGCCAGTCGCCGACCTGCTCGACCAGGCGGCCTCGGACCGACGCCGCACCACCCACACCAACGCGCGGGCCCGCGCCCACCGTGCCGGCGTGCTCGTCGTCCTCCCGCTCGGTCTGTGCTTCCTCCCGGCGTTCGTACTCATCGGCATCGCCCCACTCGCCGCCGGACTCCTGCTTGACCTCGCCTGA
- a CDS encoding DUF4244 domain-containing protein has product MRVIPRYPFESDDAGMSTAEYALGTVSACAFAAVLYVILTSTQVGDVLTALVTDALQLSG; this is encoded by the coding sequence ATGCGTGTGATTCCGCGGTACCCGTTCGAAAGCGACGACGCCGGCATGTCGACGGCGGAGTACGCGTTGGGCACGGTGAGCGCGTGTGCCTTCGCCGCCGTCCTCTACGTGATCCTCACCAGCACCCAGGTCGGTGACGTCCTGACGGCGCTGGTCACCGACGCGCTACAGCTCAGTGGCTAG
- a CDS encoding TadE family type IV pilus minor pilin, with the protein MARAARVDRGTVTAEIAVGLPSLILVLVVTLGAVQAVATQVACVDAARLAARALARGDPVEAAEGVALASAPADAEIITDIDASHARVVVRAPVDVVVGRTPLTVHGEAATPLEEPP; encoded by the coding sequence GTGGCTAGAGCCGCGCGAGTCGACCGGGGGACCGTCACCGCGGAGATCGCGGTCGGACTGCCGTCCCTGATCCTGGTGTTGGTGGTGACGCTGGGCGCCGTACAGGCGGTGGCGACACAGGTCGCCTGTGTGGACGCGGCACGACTCGCCGCCCGCGCCCTCGCCCGGGGCGACCCGGTCGAGGCCGCCGAGGGTGTCGCCTTGGCGAGCGCCCCGGCGGACGCGGAGATCATCACCGACATCGACGCCTCTCACGCACGGGTGGTGGTACGTGCCCCGGTCGACGTTGTGGTGGGCCGCACACCCCTCACCGTTCACGGTGAGGCGGCCACACCACTGGAGGAACCCCCGTGA
- a CDS encoding Rv3654c family TadE-like protein yields MTRDRGSGTIWVLTWCVLVWFVALTFVLLGSVRVDRHRAATAADLAALATAQRDARGASTPCAAAEEVAAANDAELVECTVRGTVADITVELPLRHWPATVTARSRAGPGTPP; encoded by the coding sequence GTGACCCGGGACCGCGGTTCCGGAACGATCTGGGTGCTGACCTGGTGCGTCCTGGTGTGGTTCGTCGCCCTCACCTTCGTGCTCCTGGGGTCGGTCCGAGTGGACCGCCACCGCGCCGCGACCGCCGCCGACCTCGCGGCCCTCGCCACCGCCCAACGCGACGCCCGTGGCGCCTCGACCCCCTGCGCCGCGGCTGAGGAGGTCGCCGCCGCCAATGACGCGGAACTCGTCGAATGCACCGTGCGCGGCACCGTCGCCGACATCACCGTCGAACTCCCACTACGTCACTGGCCCGCCACCGTCACCGCGCGCTCCCGAGCCGGCCCCGGAACACCGCCGTGA
- a CDS encoding DEAD/DEAH box helicase produces the protein MNPWSELLSAGPGRGLPSDIAHVRTLPKRSGVTVDWPEWVGDDLRERLAALGISAPWSHQAHAAELARAGEHVIMATGTASGKSLGFLLPSVDAIQSGGTVLYMAPTKALAADQERSLRALGLPDLTVATYDGDTRPADRTWIRRNANLVLTNPDMLHHAFLGRHAAWSGFLRRLRYVVIDESHRYRGVFGSHIAHVIRRLRRVCAGYRSAPTFVLASATSAEPEVSASRLIGLPVTPVATDGAPHGATCVALVEPEPERSPSSRGRGGDGEVIRRSATAEAADVLATLVGQGVQTLAFVRSRQGAEVVSVTARRHLAERHGEPIAERVAAYRAGYLAEDRRRLERDVRSGAVLGLAATNALELGVDIAGVDAVVIAGWPGTLASLWQQAGRAGRSGQDALAVFIARDDPLDTYLVHHPEAVFDRPVESSVLDPDNPHVLGPHLCAAAEEMPLREGDLDLFGPAAPETVEDLSLQGLLRRRPRGWFWTKRERAASLVDLRGAGGPPVQIADAETGQLLGTVDEGAAHASVHSGAVHLHQGATYVVDELDLESGVALVHAADPQYTTWARDVTEIAVLREIRSRAFGPNARLHFGEVEVRRQVVGYLKRDVRTGAVLGEEPLDLPERVLRSKAVWWTLAPEVCERLGAEDVELRGAAHAAEHAAIGLLPLFATCDRWDIGGLSTTGHVDTGTLTVFVYDGYPGGAGFAERGYEAAESWLAATHEAIATCPCANGCPSCIQSPKCGNGNDPLSKSGALSLIAELGV, from the coding sequence GTGAATCCGTGGTCAGAGCTGCTCAGCGCCGGGCCGGGACGTGGGCTGCCCTCTGACATCGCGCATGTGCGGACGCTGCCGAAGCGCAGCGGCGTCACCGTCGACTGGCCGGAGTGGGTGGGCGATGACCTCCGGGAACGCCTCGCGGCGCTCGGAATCAGCGCCCCGTGGTCACACCAGGCCCACGCCGCGGAGCTCGCGCGCGCGGGCGAGCACGTGATCATGGCCACTGGAACGGCGTCCGGCAAGTCACTGGGATTCCTCCTGCCGAGCGTGGACGCGATCCAGAGCGGCGGGACGGTGCTGTACATGGCGCCGACGAAGGCCCTGGCCGCCGACCAGGAACGTTCGCTGCGGGCACTGGGCCTGCCCGACCTCACCGTCGCCACCTACGACGGCGACACCCGGCCGGCGGACCGTACGTGGATCAGGCGCAACGCGAACCTCGTCCTCACCAATCCGGACATGCTGCACCACGCTTTCCTCGGTCGGCACGCCGCCTGGAGCGGGTTCCTCCGTCGGTTGCGGTACGTGGTCATCGACGAGTCCCACCGGTATCGGGGCGTCTTCGGGTCCCACATCGCCCACGTGATCCGCCGCCTGCGCCGTGTCTGCGCGGGCTACCGGTCGGCACCCACGTTCGTCCTCGCCTCGGCCACCTCCGCCGAGCCCGAGGTTAGTGCGAGCCGGTTGATCGGCCTGCCCGTGACGCCCGTGGCGACCGACGGCGCGCCCCACGGCGCCACCTGCGTCGCACTCGTCGAGCCCGAGCCCGAACGGAGCCCGTCCTCCCGGGGACGCGGCGGAGACGGAGAGGTCATCCGCCGATCGGCCACCGCCGAGGCCGCCGACGTGCTGGCCACGTTGGTCGGACAGGGGGTACAGACCCTGGCGTTCGTGCGTTCCCGACAGGGCGCGGAGGTCGTCTCGGTGACCGCGCGGCGCCACCTCGCCGAACGCCACGGGGAGCCGATCGCGGAGCGGGTCGCCGCCTACCGGGCGGGATACCTGGCCGAGGACCGGCGGCGGCTCGAGCGCGACGTGCGCAGTGGAGCGGTGCTGGGCCTCGCCGCCACCAACGCCCTGGAACTGGGGGTCGACATCGCCGGGGTGGACGCCGTGGTGATCGCCGGGTGGCCGGGGACCCTGGCGTCGCTGTGGCAGCAGGCGGGGCGCGCGGGTCGATCGGGGCAGGACGCCCTCGCGGTGTTCATCGCGCGGGACGATCCACTCGACACCTACCTCGTCCACCACCCCGAGGCGGTCTTCGACCGTCCAGTGGAGTCCTCCGTCCTCGACCCCGACAACCCGCACGTGCTCGGCCCGCACCTGTGCGCCGCCGCCGAGGAGATGCCGCTGCGCGAGGGCGACCTGGACCTGTTCGGCCCCGCCGCCCCGGAGACCGTGGAGGACCTCAGCCTCCAAGGCCTCTTGCGCCGCCGTCCACGCGGCTGGTTCTGGACGAAACGCGAGCGCGCCGCGTCCCTGGTCGACCTGCGTGGCGCGGGCGGCCCGCCGGTGCAAATCGCCGACGCGGAGACGGGGCAGCTGCTGGGGACCGTGGACGAGGGCGCGGCGCACGCCAGCGTGCACAGCGGAGCGGTCCACCTGCACCAGGGCGCGACCTACGTGGTGGACGAACTGGACCTGGAGTCGGGCGTCGCGTTGGTGCACGCCGCCGACCCCCAGTACACGACGTGGGCCCGGGACGTCACCGAGATCGCGGTGCTGCGGGAGATCCGCTCACGCGCGTTCGGCCCCAACGCCCGCCTGCACTTCGGCGAGGTAGAGGTCCGTCGCCAGGTCGTGGGCTACCTGAAACGCGACGTCCGAACCGGCGCCGTCCTGGGCGAGGAACCCCTGGACCTCCCGGAACGAGTCCTGCGATCCAAAGCCGTGTGGTGGACGCTCGCCCCGGAGGTCTGCGAACGCCTCGGCGCCGAGGACGTGGAACTCCGCGGTGCCGCGCACGCCGCGGAACACGCCGCCATCGGTCTCCTCCCCCTCTTCGCCACCTGTGACCGCTGGGACATCGGCGGTCTCTCCACGACCGGGCACGTCGACACCGGCACACTCACGGTCTTCGTGTACGACGGCTATCCGGGCGGGGCCGGCTTCGCCGAACGCGGCTACGAAGCCGCCGAGTCCTGGCTCGCGGCCACCCACGAGGCGATCGCCACCTGCCCCTGTGCCAACGGCTGCCCGTCCTGTATCCAGTCCCCCAAATGCGGCAATGGCAACGACCCTCTGAGCAAGTCGGGTGCCCTGTCCCTCATCGCCGAACTCGGCGTGTGA
- a CDS encoding STAS domain-containing protein, with the protein MDLKLEHYTEDDTEIVVVEGEIDVYTAPRLRELLIDLVNQGRFHLVVDMEKVEFLDSTGLGVLVGGLKRVRAHDGTLDLVCKQERILKIFRITGLTKVFGIHDTVRDAIDNRKTQ; encoded by the coding sequence GTGGACTTGAAGCTGGAACACTACACCGAGGACGACACCGAGATCGTGGTCGTTGAGGGTGAGATCGACGTCTATACCGCCCCCCGGCTGCGCGAGCTTCTCATCGACCTGGTGAACCAGGGACGATTCCACTTGGTCGTGGACATGGAGAAGGTGGAGTTCCTGGACTCGACCGGCCTTGGGGTACTTGTCGGCGGCCTGAAGCGGGTGCGCGCGCACGACGGCACCCTGGACCTCGTGTGCAAGCAGGAGCGCATTCTGAAGATCTTCCGCATCACCGGACTGACCAAGGTCTTCGGGATTCATGACACGGTCCGCGATGCGATCGATAACCGCAAGACGCAGTAG
- a CDS encoding ATP-binding protein, whose protein sequence is MALVQLSISALPVHVRTARLVASAVARRSGLPESALDEVRLAVGEACSRAVENHRTHCPQQPITVELREHIQSSPGPGRFEVTVLDRAPGAERPPGGGGVPTAALPYAEAGEVSGLSPDIGLAVISGLADQVDVEGSANGTTIRMSWPIGDQQPSETGTRTGEFSG, encoded by the coding sequence ATGGCACTCGTTCAGCTTTCGATCAGCGCGTTGCCCGTCCATGTTCGTACGGCGCGGCTCGTCGCTTCCGCCGTCGCCCGCCGCTCAGGCCTCCCGGAGTCAGCACTTGACGAGGTACGGCTCGCGGTCGGCGAGGCCTGCTCTCGTGCGGTGGAGAACCATCGCACCCACTGCCCGCAGCAACCGATCACCGTCGAGCTGCGGGAGCACATCCAGTCATCCCCCGGCCCCGGCCGGTTCGAGGTGACGGTTCTGGATCGGGCCCCGGGAGCCGAGCGGCCCCCGGGTGGTGGCGGTGTCCCGACCGCCGCCCTGCCCTACGCGGAGGCGGGGGAGGTCTCCGGGCTGTCCCCCGACATCGGCCTCGCGGTGATCAGCGGTCTCGCGGATCAGGTCGACGTCGAGGGCTCGGCGAACGGTACGACGATTCGGATGAGCTGGCCCATCGGCGACCAGCAACCGTCGGAGACCGGCACCCGCACCGGCGAGTTCAGCGGCTGA
- a CDS encoding MarP family serine protease — protein MLDVILVAVALLFALAGYRQGFIVGVLSFAGLLGGGIAAAIGLPPLIMELVSDPGQQALLAVAAVFLSAAVGQFSASYLGALLRNRVTGDSVRVLDALGGVVVNASAVLLIAWLIGSALANSSIPVVSNQIENSRVLHAVDRAIPDGVNTWFSEFRQAVDQSEFPQVFSGIGPGTPIEVEPPDPDVLNTEELRDAGQSVVKVLGAAPDCERRVEGTGFAYAPDRIMTNAHVVAGVREDLRVVTRSGEQLPATVVLYDPQQDLAVLEVEGLGLEPLEFDTEGEAGDDAVVAGFPRNSGFTVMPARIRVRQSAQGPDFYQEQQVSREIFQVRANVQPGNSGGPLLAPDGTVYGVVFAAATQETETGYVLTAEEVAENAEEGVAATEPVSTQGCD, from the coding sequence GTGCTGGACGTAATCCTCGTCGCGGTGGCTCTGCTCTTCGCGCTCGCTGGGTACCGCCAGGGGTTCATCGTCGGCGTACTGAGCTTCGCGGGCCTCCTGGGTGGTGGTATCGCCGCCGCGATCGGCCTTCCCCCGTTGATCATGGAACTGGTCTCCGATCCCGGACAGCAGGCGCTGCTCGCGGTCGCGGCGGTCTTCCTGAGCGCCGCCGTGGGCCAGTTCTCGGCCTCCTACCTGGGGGCCCTCCTACGCAACCGTGTCACCGGGGACTCCGTTCGTGTCCTGGACGCCCTGGGCGGGGTCGTGGTGAACGCCTCGGCGGTTCTGCTCATCGCATGGCTCATCGGGAGCGCGCTCGCCAACTCCTCCATCCCGGTGGTCAGCAACCAGATCGAGAACTCCCGGGTACTGCACGCCGTGGATCGTGCCATCCCCGACGGCGTCAACACGTGGTTCTCCGAGTTCCGTCAGGCCGTGGACCAGAGCGAGTTCCCCCAGGTCTTCAGCGGGATCGGCCCGGGCACCCCCATCGAGGTGGAGCCGCCCGACCCCGACGTACTGAACACCGAGGAGCTCCGGGACGCCGGGCAGAGCGTGGTCAAGGTCCTGGGGGCCGCTCCCGACTGCGAACGCCGGGTCGAGGGGACGGGATTCGCCTACGCCCCGGACCGGATCATGACCAACGCCCACGTGGTCGCCGGCGTTCGCGAGGACCTGCGCGTGGTCACCCGCTCCGGTGAGCAGCTTCCGGCCACCGTCGTTCTGTACGACCCCCAGCAGGACCTCGCCGTGCTGGAGGTCGAGGGCCTCGGCCTGGAGCCGCTGGAGTTCGACACCGAGGGTGAGGCGGGTGACGACGCCGTCGTCGCGGGATTCCCGCGCAACAGCGGGTTCACGGTGATGCCGGCCCGCATCCGGGTCCGCCAGTCGGCGCAGGGGCCGGACTTCTACCAGGAACAGCAGGTCAGCCGAGAGATCTTCCAGGTGCGTGCCAACGTCCAGCCCGGGAACTCCGGCGGCCCGCTGTTGGCACCGGACGGGACCGTGTACGGGGTGGTCTTCGCGGCGGCGACGCAGGAGACGGAGACCGGGTACGTGCTGACCGCGGAGGAGGTGGCGGAGAACGCCGAGGAGGGTGTCGCGGCGACCGAGCCGGTATCGACCCAGGGGTGTGACTAG
- a CDS encoding NUDIX hydrolase, which translates to MTGTPPPEWLLSLRDRAIDAPVPLLMRPPEEGGRRSAILVLFGNGEDGPDVLLTQRGDSLRHHAGQPAFPGGAVEPDDGSAAQCALREAQEETGLDPSGVTVLAELPEVYLSNSGNRVTPILAWWRVPGPVRVADPREVAGVARVPVRELIDPGNRLRVVYGPKRSGVAFRVRGMVVWGFTAGVLNDLLTLAGWEPPNQDNPEVVSVESLLG; encoded by the coding sequence GTGACCGGGACGCCACCTCCGGAGTGGCTCCTCTCCCTGCGCGACCGGGCTATCGACGCGCCGGTCCCGCTCCTGATGCGTCCCCCGGAGGAGGGAGGGCGCCGATCCGCCATCCTGGTGCTCTTCGGGAACGGAGAGGACGGTCCGGACGTTCTCCTCACGCAACGCGGCGACAGCCTGCGTCACCACGCCGGGCAGCCCGCTTTCCCCGGCGGGGCCGTGGAGCCCGATGACGGCAGTGCCGCGCAGTGCGCGCTGCGGGAGGCGCAGGAGGAGACCGGGCTGGACCCCAGCGGCGTGACCGTACTGGCGGAGCTGCCCGAGGTGTACCTGTCCAACAGCGGAAACCGGGTGACGCCGATTCTCGCCTGGTGGCGCGTACCGGGTCCGGTGCGGGTCGCGGACCCGCGCGAGGTCGCCGGAGTGGCTCGGGTACCGGTCCGGGAGCTGATCGATCCCGGGAACCGCCTGCGCGTCGTCTACGGACCCAAGCGGAGTGGGGTGGCGTTTCGGGTACGAGGAATGGTGGTGTGGGGCTTCACGGCCGGAGTGCTCAACGACCTGTTGACACTGGCCGGGTGGGAGCCGCCCAATCAGGACAACCCAGAGGTGGTCAGCGTGGAGTCCCTGCTCGGGTGA
- a CDS encoding Crp/Fnr family transcriptional regulator: MVDETNEVLGHAPLFEALDEEGGAALRASITEVRLGRGQTLFSEGDEGDRLYVVISGKVKLTRAAVDGRENLVSVLGPSEMFGELSLFDPGPRTASAVAVTDTILAGLGHEDLRPFVYGQPEVAIVLLKALARRLRKTNDVMADLVFTDVPGRVAKALLDLADKFGKEGEDGLHVHHDLTQEELAQLVGASRETVNKALAEFALRGWLRIEAKAVVLMDVERLRRRAR; this comes from the coding sequence TTGGTGGACGAGACCAACGAGGTACTGGGCCACGCCCCGCTGTTCGAGGCATTGGACGAAGAGGGCGGGGCTGCCCTTCGCGCCTCGATTACCGAGGTTCGTCTCGGACGTGGACAGACCCTGTTCTCGGAGGGCGACGAGGGCGACCGGCTGTACGTCGTGATCAGCGGCAAGGTGAAGCTCACCCGCGCCGCGGTCGATGGCCGGGAGAACCTGGTCAGTGTCCTTGGCCCCTCGGAGATGTTCGGGGAGCTCTCCCTGTTCGACCCGGGCCCGCGGACCGCCAGCGCTGTCGCTGTCACCGACACCATTCTCGCCGGCCTGGGCCACGAGGACCTGCGTCCGTTCGTCTACGGCCAGCCCGAGGTCGCCATCGTGCTGCTGAAGGCGCTGGCCCGGCGGCTGCGGAAGACCAACGACGTCATGGCCGACCTGGTCTTCACCGACGTGCCCGGCCGCGTCGCCAAGGCCCTGCTCGACCTCGCCGACAAGTTCGGCAAGGAGGGCGAGGACGGCTTGCACGTGCACCATGACCTGACCCAGGAGGAGCTCGCCCAGCTCGTGGGCGCGTCCCGGGAGACCGTGAACAAGGCACTCGCCGAGTTCGCGCTGCGGGGGTGGCTGCGCATAGAGGCGAAGGCCGTCGTCCTGATGGACGTGGAGCGCCTGCGCCGCCGCGCACGCTGA
- a CDS encoding MBL fold metallo-hydrolase, translated as MKIDGSGTTRATAMLCPNPGPMTLDGTNTWVVREPDAHGVVVVDPGPHHERHLERVARSLQERGAHVELVLLTHHHPDHAEGAPYFAELTGAPVRAVDPDLVVGDTDSLRDGETIKVAGLELRVVATPGHTPDSVSFHLPADRSILTGDTVLGRGSTVLGEAGLGDYMDTLARLEDLIAQAGVVTLLPGHGPLISDAAGAIATYRGHRQERLDQIRAAIEAGARSPREIVARVYTEIDDTLIGPALASVRAQLDFLRSRGETPDDLRFD; from the coding sequence GTGAAGATCGACGGTTCGGGAACCACCCGTGCGACCGCCATGCTGTGCCCCAACCCGGGGCCGATGACGCTGGACGGCACCAACACCTGGGTCGTCCGGGAGCCGGACGCGCACGGGGTCGTCGTGGTCGACCCCGGCCCCCACCACGAACGCCACCTGGAGCGGGTGGCGCGGTCCCTGCAGGAACGCGGCGCGCACGTGGAACTGGTGCTGCTCACGCACCACCACCCCGACCACGCCGAAGGAGCTCCCTACTTCGCGGAGCTCACCGGTGCCCCGGTGCGGGCCGTGGACCCCGACCTCGTGGTGGGGGACACCGACTCTCTCCGCGACGGGGAGACGATCAAAGTGGCCGGCCTGGAGCTACGCGTGGTGGCCACGCCCGGGCACACGCCGGACTCGGTCAGTTTCCACCTGCCGGCGGACCGCTCGATCCTCACCGGTGACACCGTCCTCGGTCGAGGGTCAACGGTGCTCGGGGAGGCGGGGTTGGGTGACTACATGGACACCTTGGCGCGGCTCGAGGACCTGATCGCCCAGGCGGGGGTGGTCACGCTCCTGCCGGGCCACGGGCCACTGATCTCGGACGCCGCCGGCGCCATCGCCACCTACCGGGGGCACCGTCAGGAACGGCTGGATCAGATCCGTGCCGCGATCGAGGCCGGAGCCCGTTCTCCGCGCGAGATCGTGGCCCGCGTCTACACCGAGATCGACGACACGCTCATCGGGCCGGCACTGGCGTCGGTCCGGGCCCAGTTGGACTTCCTGAGGTCGCGCGGCGAGACCCCCGACGACCTCAGGTTCGACTAG
- a CDS encoding NUDIX hydrolase, with product MTDGASWRNAVLAGHTDPVAPRDSATVILLRPGVGGAFQVCLLRRAATMRVGAGLYVFPGGAVDAEDVDDARACLPWIGAQPERWAAWFGVSREHAASFVYSAVRETFEESGVLLAGPATHPLDGPSARPEGAATGLPPVDRSFAAMLAHRGLTVRADLLRPWSRWVTPRTERKRFDTRFFVAVVPPDQEPRVASPESDRLVWMTPAEAVDHWDAGGLPMALPTSETLRELAELSRTATLDTILELRRDLHPVEPAVRRRANDSVVLVAPDGREYQPPRIAR from the coding sequence ATGACGGACGGTGCGAGCTGGCGGAACGCGGTTCTGGCGGGACACACCGACCCGGTGGCGCCTCGTGACTCCGCGACGGTGATCCTGCTTCGTCCCGGGGTCGGCGGCGCGTTCCAGGTGTGTCTCCTGCGTCGCGCCGCCACCATGCGGGTCGGGGCGGGACTGTACGTCTTCCCCGGCGGGGCGGTGGACGCCGAGGACGTGGACGACGCGCGGGCGTGCCTTCCCTGGATCGGTGCCCAGCCGGAGCGCTGGGCGGCCTGGTTCGGCGTATCACGGGAGCACGCGGCGTCGTTCGTGTACTCCGCGGTCCGGGAGACCTTCGAGGAGTCCGGAGTGCTCCTCGCCGGTCCCGCGACGCACCCCCTGGACGGACCTTCGGCCCGGCCGGAGGGCGCAGCGACCGGTCTCCCGCCCGTTGACCGTTCCTTCGCGGCGATGCTCGCCCACCGCGGGCTCACGGTACGGGCGGACCTGCTGCGGCCCTGGTCGCGCTGGGTCACACCCCGCACCGAGCGCAAGCGGTTCGACACCCGCTTCTTCGTCGCGGTGGTGCCCCCTGACCAGGAGCCCCGGGTGGCCAGCCCCGAGTCGGACCGCCTCGTGTGGATGACCCCGGCGGAGGCGGTCGACCACTGGGACGCCGGCGGACTGCCGATGGCGTTGCCCACGTCGGAGACCCTGCGGGAACTGGCCGAACTCTCCCGGACCGCCACCCTGGACACCATCCTCGAGCTGCGGCGGGACCTCCACCCTGTCGAGCCCGCCGTCCGGCGGCGGGCCAACGACTCCGTTGTCCTCGTGGCGCCGGACGGCCGCGAGTACCAGCCGCCACGGATCGCGAGGTAG
- a CDS encoding RidA family protein, protein MTAVTPESRIAELGLTIPEVAAPVAAYVPTLRTGNYVYVSGQVPRVDGVVLATGKVGAEVTAERAKELAAVCGLNAIAAVKAEVGELSKVARVVKVVGFVASDPSFGGQPQVINGVSELLGEVFGEAGVHARSAVGVAALPLDVPVEVEMIVELTEG, encoded by the coding sequence GTGACCGCCGTAACTCCCGAGTCGCGTATCGCCGAGCTGGGACTCACCATCCCGGAGGTGGCCGCCCCCGTCGCCGCCTACGTGCCCACCCTCCGCACCGGAAACTACGTCTACGTCTCGGGCCAGGTCCCGCGGGTGGACGGTGTGGTGCTGGCGACCGGCAAGGTCGGTGCCGAGGTGACGGCCGAGCGGGCCAAGGAGCTCGCCGCGGTGTGCGGTCTGAACGCCATCGCCGCGGTCAAGGCGGAGGTCGGCGAGCTGTCCAAGGTGGCCCGCGTGGTCAAGGTGGTCGGGTTCGTGGCCAGTGACCCCTCATTCGGTGGCCAGCCCCAGGTCATCAACGGCGTCAGCGAGCTGCTCGGCGAGGTCTTCGGTGAGGCCGGCGTGCACGCCCGCAGCGCTGTTGGCGTTGCGGCCCTGCCGTTGGACGTTCCCGTCGAGGTTGAGATGATTGTGGAGCTGACCGAGGGCTGA
- a CDS encoding DUF4177 domain-containing protein — MTKWEYQTVALLSHATKQILDNWGEDGWELVSVVPAPLPEGTDPRNQQYVAYMKRERQ; from the coding sequence ATGACGAAGTGGGAGTACCAGACGGTCGCGCTGTTGTCGCACGCGACCAAGCAGATCCTTGACAACTGGGGTGAGGACGGTTGGGAGCTGGTCTCCGTGGTGCCCGCTCCCCTGCCGGAGGGCACCGACCCCAGGAACCAGCAGTACGTTGCCTACATGAAGCGAGAACGCCAGTGA